GCACGAAGACGCGAGAATGTGAGTTCTAAATTTTGAGTTTTGAGTTCACGCCTCAATTAACAACTCAAAATTCAAAACTAAACCCTCAAAACTTTCTCTGTCCCACTTTCCTCACTTCCCCATGTCCTCCCGTTCCGCTGCCCTGCGCTACTACATCTTCACTCGGCTGCTGCTGGCCCCGCTGATGATTTTGACCATCACTACGGTGGTGTTTTTGCTACTGCGGTCGACACCGGGCGACCCGGTAGATGCACTGCTGGGGGCGCGGGCTCCGGCGGCGGCGAAGGATGCGCTTAGGTCGCAGCTTGGCCTAGATCAGCCCTTGTTTATTCAATACTTGAGCTACCTGGGAGATTTGCTGCGGCTGGATCTGGGGTCTTCTCTCGCAACCCAGGGCCAAACCGTGTGGCAAATCATTCGAGCGCATTTTCCGGCCACGGTTGAGCTAACGGTATGCGGCATGCTTGTGGCCACGGTAGTGGGCGTCAGCGTTGGTGCCCTGGCGGCCTCGCGCCCCAACTCGCCGCTGGATGCGGGGGGACGGCTGTTTGGCATCATTACCTACGCCATTCCGATGTACTGGTTTGGCATGATTTTGCAGCTTATTTTTGCGGTGCAGCTGCGCTGGTTTCCCATTGGCACCCGCTACCCGCTGCGGGCCGCGCCCCCGACCGGGCCAACCGGGCTCTACCTGCTCGATAGCTTGCTGACCCTCGATTTTGGCGCATTCTTTACCACACTGTACTACTTGGCTTTGCCTAGCCTCACTCTAGGGATTCTAATCAGCGGGGTATTTGAGCGTATGGTGCGGGTCAACTTGAAGCAGACCCTGTCAGCAGACTACGTGGAGGCGGCTAGAGCGCGAGGCATTCCAGAGCGGCGCATTGTGCTGGTGCACGCGCTGAAGAATGCGATGATTCCGGTGATTACAATTTTGGGGCTAACTTTTGCCTCAATGCTGGGTGGTGCGGTGCTCACGGAGGTAACATTTTCGTGGCCGGGGCTAGCCAACCGCCTCTACGAAGCAATCTCCCAACGGGACTACCCGGTGGTGCAGGGGCTGATGGTGTTTTTCGCCATGATCGTGGCGGTGATCAGCATTGCGATCGATATTTTGAATGCCTATATTGACCCTCGCATTCGCTACTAGACGGGCTGGTTTGAGCTGTTGCCCCAATGATTGGATGGCTGCGATCACAACCCGTCAAAAGCGCAAAGCGTTGAAAACAATAAAGCCCAAGGCTCTGCCCCTAGGACGTCTAGAATCCTGTGCTTGAATACAGCCTTCCCAGTTGCTTTAGTCAAAGGATTGGCTAGGCAAACTAGTTTGATCTAGCACTTAGCCATAGCGGGAAAATCTGAATTGGGACCCAAATGCTGGAACCCGAGCCCCTCAACATTCTTTTCTTTTTCGCTCTTCTATCTTTGCTCTTTTGCACTCCTGCCCTTTTGAGCTTGCTGCCTCATTGGGCAATCCGAGGTGTAGCCTAGGAGTAGCGGGGTGCGCCAGCGAAGTGAGGAAGTATTTTTTAACACCCTTGGTTACATATCAATAACTAATTGTTGAGAAAAACAACGCTAGTTAACGTCTTCTAAAGACAGGTTTAGAGATTGATGTGGCTTCTTTTGCGCTTTGGCAATTGGGCACGCTAAATCAAGATGGGGGCTCAGCGCAAAGGTAGACCATGCCAGTGGATGTTTTAAGCCGAAACAACGTCAAGGTAGTGGGCCAGGGTCAGCGACCCTTGGTGATGGCCCACGGCTTTGGCTGCGACCAAAAGATGTGGCGGTTCGTAGCTCCCGCCCTTGCAGACGACTATCGGCTGGTTTTGTTTGACTACGTGGGATTTGGCCAGTCAGACTTAGCCACCTACGATCCGCAGCGGTACAGCCACCTTCAGGGCTACGCCCAGGATATTTTGGAGATCTGCGCGGCGTTAGAGCTGGAACAGGCAATCTTTGTGGGTCACTCAGTGAGCAGCATGATCGGCCTGCTGGCGGCGATCGCCGCCCCCGAGCGCTTTGAGCGGCTAGTAATGATTGGCCCATCACCCTGCTATATCAATGAGGATGCTTACGTCGGCGGCTTTGAGCGCCAGGATATTGACCAGCTGCTCGACATCATGGAGAAGAACTACATTGGCTGGGCGCACTTTTTGGCCCCGGTGGTGATGCAGAACTCCGATCGCCCCCAGCTCACTCAAGAGCTAGAGGACAGCTTTTGCTCGACCGACCCTGCCATTGCCACGCGGTTTGCCAAGGCCACCTTCTATGGCGACAACCGCGACGATTTGGCTAAGGCACCGGTGCCCTCCCTAATTTTGCAGTGTAAAGACGATGCGATTGCCCCCACCGAGGTGGGGCAATACCTGCATCAGCACCTGCCCCACAGCACCCTGGCCCTGATGGAGGCCACGGGCCACTGCCCCCACATGAGCCATCCCGACGAAACTATTCAGCGAATCAAAACCTATTTGGAGGCGGCCAGTCTGGGCCCAACCTATGGTTAATCGGAGTTCTACCTCAAGGTCTGCACCTCAAGGCGTAGACCCCTTGCTCGACCAGGCTCCGTGCGGGTTTCTGTCGGTGCGCGACGACGGCGTCATTGAGTATGCCAACGCTACGCTGCTGACGCTGCTGGGTTGGGAACGAGCGGCGCTACAAGGTCAAAACATTGTGGCGATTTTGCCCGTAGCCAGCCGCATCTTTTACCAGACTCACGTGTTTCCCATGCTGCGGGTACAGGGGGCGGTGACGGAAATTTACTTTTCGCTGCGATCGCGATCGGGGCAAGATATTCCTATTTTGGCCAACGGAGTGCGGCGGCAGTGCCAAGGCGACGCCATTAACGACTGCGTGGTGATTCCCATTCGCCAGCGCATTCAGTACGAAGACGAAATTTTGCGGGCCAAAAAGCAGGCCGAAGCGGCGATTGGCGCCCAAAAGCAGGCCGAGGCCACCCTCAAACATCAGTACGAGCGGGCCGTTGCCCTGGGGCAAATTACCCAACACATTCGAGAATCCCTTGAGCTAACGCAAATTTTTGCCGTCGCAGCCCAAGAAGTTCGCCAGTGCTTAGCGGCCGATCGGGTAGGCATCTATCGCTTCACCGCCGATGAGACGGCAGGCGGTAATTTTGTGTCGGAGGCGGTGGCCCCGGGGGTGGACTCGGTCATGATGGCCCAGGTGCCGCACCAGGGGTTTGGCGATCACTATCGGGGCATTCGCCACAACGCTGGCACCCTGGCCATTCGAGACATTCACGAAATGAGGTTGCTGGACGAGCACAACCAGCTGTTCAACCAGTTTCAGGTGCAGGCCAGCCTGGTGGTGCCGCTGCAAAAGGGGGCCGACCTGTGGGGGCTGATTGTGATTCACCAATGCTCAGGGCCGCGCTACTGGCAGGGGGTAGAGGTCGAACTAGTAGAAGACATTGCCGCGCAGCTGGCGATCGCCATTCACCAGGCCGACCTGGTTCAACGGCTGCAGAGTGAGCTGCAAGAGCGCCAGCGTACCGAGGTGCGCCTGACCCAGCTCAATGCCGAACTGCAGCGGGCCACAGGGCTGCTGGATCAGATGGCCCACATTGACCCGCTGACCCAAATTGCCAACCGTCGCCGCTTTAGCGAGCGCCTCGGGCAAGAGTGGGCTCGCCTTCGCCGCGATCGCCTGCCCCTCTCCCTACTGC
The sequence above is a segment of the Leptolyngbya subtilissima AS-A7 genome. Coding sequences within it:
- a CDS encoding ABC transporter permease, giving the protein MSSRSAALRYYIFTRLLLAPLMILTITTVVFLLLRSTPGDPVDALLGARAPAAAKDALRSQLGLDQPLFIQYLSYLGDLLRLDLGSSLATQGQTVWQIIRAHFPATVELTVCGMLVATVVGVSVGALAASRPNSPLDAGGRLFGIITYAIPMYWFGMILQLIFAVQLRWFPIGTRYPLRAAPPTGPTGLYLLDSLLTLDFGAFFTTLYYLALPSLTLGILISGVFERMVRVNLKQTLSADYVEAARARGIPERRIVLVHALKNAMIPVITILGLTFASMLGGAVLTEVTFSWPGLANRLYEAISQRDYPVVQGLMVFFAMIVAVISIAIDILNAYIDPRIRY
- a CDS encoding alpha/beta fold hydrolase, which translates into the protein MPVDVLSRNNVKVVGQGQRPLVMAHGFGCDQKMWRFVAPALADDYRLVLFDYVGFGQSDLATYDPQRYSHLQGYAQDILEICAALELEQAIFVGHSVSSMIGLLAAIAAPERFERLVMIGPSPCYINEDAYVGGFERQDIDQLLDIMEKNYIGWAHFLAPVVMQNSDRPQLTQELEDSFCSTDPAIATRFAKATFYGDNRDDLAKAPVPSLILQCKDDAIAPTEVGQYLHQHLPHSTLALMEATGHCPHMSHPDETIQRIKTYLEAASLGPTYG
- a CDS encoding diguanylate cyclase domain-containing protein; its protein translation is MLDQAPCGFLSVRDDGVIEYANATLLTLLGWERAALQGQNIVAILPVASRIFYQTHVFPMLRVQGAVTEIYFSLRSRSGQDIPILANGVRRQCQGDAINDCVVIPIRQRIQYEDEILRAKKQAEAAIGAQKQAEATLKHQYERAVALGQITQHIRESLELTQIFAVAAQEVRQCLAADRVGIYRFTADETAGGNFVSEAVAPGVDSVMMAQVPHQGFGDHYRGIRHNAGTLAIRDIHEMRLLDEHNQLFNQFQVQASLVVPLQKGADLWGLIVIHQCSGPRYWQGVEVELVEDIAAQLAIAIHQADLVQRLQSELQERQRTEVRLTQLNAELQRATGLLDQMAHIDPLTQIANRRRFSERLGQEWARLRRDRLPLSLLLFDVDYFKCYNDTYGHQSGDDCLYAIAQAVQGVLGRPTDLLARYGGEEFAVILPNTIRQGAIAVARHIHQAIAALAISHSDSAVGSQITISLGISTLIPSQKLSSTVLIQQADQALYRAKRQGRNRSVVFDPTMLDPRPKSALPPLS